Sequence from the Streptomyces peucetius genome:
GCGGAACGCATCGTCGCGGGCGAGCTGGACCCGTACCGGGCGGCGGACGAGCTGGTGGCGGGCCTGACGCAGTCGTAGGCCGGGGCCGGTTTCCCTTCCCGGCCCCTTCCTGAACCGGGGCAGGCCCCGGGCCCTGTCCCGCCCTGCGGGCGGGGGAGTGGGGCTCCGCCCCGGCCCGTACCGTGCTTCGCACGGTGGCCTCAAACACCGGCCGGGCTGGATATGCCGCTGCGCGGCAAACCAGGCCGGCCGGGCACATGCAGCCTCGCCGGCGTTTGAGGCGCGGGGGTTCGGTGGGGGTCCCCCCAGGCCGCCGGGCCTAGGGGGAGGAGCCCCCGGTTTCGGGGAAGGGCGGGGAGGGGAAAGCGTCAGTCGTCCGCGCGGTCGTTCGTGACCGTCGCCGACTTCGCGTCGACCGACACCTCCTTGCCGTCGCCCAGTTCGACCTCCCAGTGCGCCGCAGCGTCGTCGTCGAAGTCGACCGACGTCACCGTCGCGCCGGGGTGCGCCTTCAGCGCCGCCCGGGCCGCCTCGCGGGCGTCCACCGAGGCAGCGCGCAGCGCGGCACGGTCGTCGTCGTCCCTGTCGCCGTCGTCGTCGCGGTCATCGTCGTCGTCCTCCCGCAGCGCGCCGCTCTTCGCGTCGACCTTCAGCTCGTGCTCGCGGTCGTCCTTGCCGACGACTTCCACCTCCCAGTGCGCCGCTCCGTCGTCGTCGAGGTCCACCGAGTCCACCGCGCCCGGGGTGTGCTTCAGGGCCGCCGTCACCGCCTCGGTGGCCGTGATGCTGCCCGCGGGCCGCTCGGCCGCCCGGTCGTCGTTCCGGTCCTGGGCTGAGCGCGACGCCGTCGACGCCGGCGCGTCGTCCGAGGCCAGTGCCGCAGCCGTGTACGTACCGCCTCCCACCAGCACCGCAGCCGCCACCGTCGCGATCACCAGGTTGCGCTTCATCTTGGGGTCCTCCCGTTCGGACTGTTCGTTCAGCGACGGGAACCACTCTTGCCGCGCAAGGCTGAACGCAGCCTGAAGGCACCTGAAGAGTTCTTCAGCCGCGGTTTGCGACCCTGAGCGCATGAGGTTGTTGATCGTGGAGGACGAGAAGCGGCTTGCCCTGTCCCTCGCCGCGGGGCTGTCGGCCGAGGGCTATGCCGTGGACGTCGTCCACGACGGTCTCGAAGGGCTGCACCGGGCGGCCGAGGGCGTGCACGACCTCGTCGTGCTCGACATCATGCTGCCCGGCATGAACGGCTACCGCGTCTGCGCGGCCCTGCGCGCGGCCGGTCACGACGTGCCGATCCTGATGCTGACCGCCAAGGACGGCGAGTACGACGAGGCGGAGGGCCTCGACACCGGCGCGGACGACTACCTCACCAAGCCGTTCTCGTACGTCGTCCTCGTCGCCCGCGTCAAGGCGCTGCTGCGGCGGCGCGGCGGCAGGGGCGGCGGTTCGCCGGTCCTGGTGGCGGGGGACCTGCGGGTCGACACGGCCGCCCGCCGCGTCCACTGCGGCGATGAGGAAGTGACACTCACGGCGAAGGAGTTCGCGGTGCTGGAGCAGCTCGTCACCCGCACCGGCGAGGTCGTCGGGAAGCCGGAGATCCTCGAACACGTCTGGGACTTCGCCTACGAGGGCGATCCGAACATCGTCGAGGTCTACATCAGCGCCCTGCGCCGCAAGCTCGGCGCCGACCGGATCCAGACCGTTCGCGGCGCCGGCTACCGCCTGGTGGCGGTCTCGGCAAAGGCCGAAGCGCAGACAGATGCGCAGGCAGATGCGCAGGCGCAGACCGCGGAGGAGGCGCCATGAGGTCGGTACGGGCCAGGGCCGCCCTCGGCGCCACCCTCGTCGTCGCCGTCGCCCTGGTCGCGGCCGGAACCGCCGTACTGCTGTCGCTGCGCGCCAACCTGATCGACCGGACGGACCTTCAGGCGGAGGTCGCCGCGCGGGACGTGGCGTCCCAGATCGCGCTCGGCGTGCCGTACGACCGGCTGGAGCTGCCCGACGAGGACGACGAACGTCCGGTCCAGGTCGTCGGCGACGGCGGGCGGGTGCTCGCCGTCAGCGAGCACCTGGAGGCGATCGACGGCACCGGAAGCACGGACGTCCGTCCGCAGTCCGCCGCCACGGACCGCGGCGGTGACGACGATGACGACGACAACTCCGACCGGGGCCAGGTCTCCTCCGACGACCCCCGCTTCGGCTCGGGTACCGCCACCGTGGACGGCGACCGCGCCGACTTCCGGTTCGCCGCCGTCGAGGTGGGCCTCGACGACGACCGGACGGTGACCGTGTACGCGGGCGCGCCGCTGACGACCGAGCAGGAGGCGGTCACCACCGTGCGCGACGCGATGCTCGTCGGCCTGCCGTTGCTTCTGGCCGTCGTCGGCGGTGTGACGTGGCTGGTCACCCGGCGCGCGCTGAGGCCCGTGGAGGGCATCCGGCGGGAGATGGCGGCCATCACCCGTTCCGAGGACCTCGGACGCCGTGTCCCCGAGCCCGGTTCGGGGGACGAGGTCGCGAGGCTCGCCCGTACGACGAACGAGACCCTGGCGGCCCTGGAGGCATCCGTCGAGCGGCAGCGGCGCTTCGTCGCGGACGCCTCGCACGAGCTGCGCAGCCCCATCGCCTCGCTGCGTACACAGCTCGAAGTGGGCGCCGCGCATCCCGAGTTGCTGGATATGCCCGGCGCGGTGGAGGACACCGTACGGCTTCAGCAACTGGCGGCGGATCTGCTGCTGCTGGCGCGGCTGGACGCGGGGGAGCGGCCGGGGCACGCGTTGCTGGACCCGGCGCAGCTGCTGGCGGAGGAGGTGGCCCGCAGGACCGGCGACCGTCTGCCGGTGCAGGTGACGGTGGCCGAGGGGCTGCACGTGGCCGGGTCACGCGGCCAGCTGGCCCGGGTCGTCGGTAACCTGCTCGACAACGCCCAGCGTCATGCGGCGACTTCGGTCGCCGCGTCGGTCCGCCGAGAGGGTGGCCGGATCGTGCTGGCCGTCGCGGACGACGGGGCGGGAGTGCCGGAGCAGGACCGCGAGCGGATCTTCGAACGGTTCGTACGTCTCGACGACGCCCGCACCAGGGACGAGGGCGGCGCCGGGCTTGGTCTGGCCATCGCCCGGGACGTGGCGCGACGGCACGGCGGGACGCTTACGGTCGGCCGGTCGGCGTCCGGCGGGGCGCTTTTCGAGCTGACCCTGCCGGACGCGGACCGTGGTCGCTGACGCCAGGAACACAACC
This genomic interval carries:
- a CDS encoding sensor histidine kinase, whose product is MRSVRARAALGATLVVAVALVAAGTAVLLSLRANLIDRTDLQAEVAARDVASQIALGVPYDRLELPDEDDERPVQVVGDGGRVLAVSEHLEAIDGTGSTDVRPQSAATDRGGDDDDDDNSDRGQVSSDDPRFGSGTATVDGDRADFRFAAVEVGLDDDRTVTVYAGAPLTTEQEAVTTVRDAMLVGLPLLLAVVGGVTWLVTRRALRPVEGIRREMAAITRSEDLGRRVPEPGSGDEVARLARTTNETLAALEASVERQRRFVADASHELRSPIASLRTQLEVGAAHPELLDMPGAVEDTVRLQQLAADLLLLARLDAGERPGHALLDPAQLLAEEVARRTGDRLPVQVTVAEGLHVAGSRGQLARVVGNLLDNAQRHAATSVAASVRREGGRIVLAVADDGAGVPEQDRERIFERFVRLDDARTRDEGGAGLGLAIARDVARRHGGTLTVGRSASGGALFELTLPDADRGR
- a CDS encoding PepSY domain-containing protein; this translates as MKRNLVIATVAAAVLVGGGTYTAAALASDDAPASTASRSAQDRNDDRAAERPAGSITATEAVTAALKHTPGAVDSVDLDDDGAAHWEVEVVGKDDREHELKVDAKSGALREDDDDDRDDDGDRDDDDRAALRAASVDAREAARAALKAHPGATVTSVDFDDDAAAHWEVELGDGKEVSVDAKSATVTNDRADD